Genomic segment of Streptomyces roseifaciens:
CAGGCTCCCGGCAGGGGAGCGGCCGGCGCAATGGTCGGTGCGATGACAGGCGTGCGGTGCGATGAGAGGCATGCGATGCGACGACAGGCATGCGGTGTGATTGCGGCAAGGTTCGGCCGGACCGTGCACCCCTCTTGTCGCCGGACCCCGCCGGGTGTTCGCTGGAACGAGGTAACCGCGCGTCGAAGGAGGACAGCCGGCCATGACCCTTCACGAGCCCGCCCCGGCGAACAGTGCCGACTGCACATGCGGACCGGGCTGCTCATGCTCATGTGCCTGCCACGGATGAGGTAGGCCGCCGGATGCGGAGGTAGCGCGCATCCGGATGACACAGGGGCCGGCCGGCGGATGCCGACCGGCCCTTCGGCATGGGCAGGCCCGCCGATCGTCAGGGGTCCGCGGCCCAGTCAATTGGTAATGGGATCCATTTTCATATAGCGTCGGTTCCGCACCGACCGGAGAGGATTCCGAAACCCATGGCCGTACCCAAGCGGAAGATGTCCCGCAGCAACACCCGCCACCGCCGCGCCCAGTGGAAGGCGGCCGCGCCGCACCTCGTGCCGGTCACCGTCGACGGCGTCGCCCACCTGGTGCCGCAGCGCCTGGTCAAGGCCTACGAGCGCGGCCTGCTGCGCCCCGAAGGCTGACGGGCGTGCGCGGCCGGCTGCCGGTCACCGTCCTGTCCGGCTTCCTCGGGGCGGGCAAGACCACCCTGCTCAACCACGTGCTGAGCAACCGCGAGGGCCTGCGCGTCGCGGTCATCGTCAACGACATGAGCGAGGTCAACATCGACGCCGCGCTCGTGCGCGGCGGCGAGGCCGCCCTGTCGCGCACCGAGGAACGGCTGGTCGAGATGACCAACGGGTGCATCTGCTGCACCCTGCGCGACGACCTGCTGGAGGAGGTCGGCCGGCTCGCCCGCGAGGACCGCTTCGACCACCTCCTCATCGAGTCCAGCGGCATCTCCGAACCGATGCCCGTGGCGGCGACCTTCGCCTTCCCCCGCGACGACGGCGCCACGCTGGGCGACCTGGCGCGCCTCGACACCATGGTCACCGTCGTCGACGCGGCCAACTTCCTGCCGGAGCTGGAAGGAGGGGACGGGCTCGCCGAGCGCGGCCTCGACCAGTACGAGGACGACGAGCGCACCGTCAGCGACCTGCTGATGGACCAGATCGAATTCGCCGACGTCATCGTGCTCAACAAGCTCGACCTCGTCGACGCGGAGAGCGCCGAACGGCTGCGGGCCGCCCTCGCCCGGCTCAACCCGCCCGCCCGGATCGTGACCGCCACCCGCGGGCGCGTGGCCCTCGGCGACGTGCTCGGGACCGGGCTGTTCGACCTGGAGCGGGCGCAGCAGGCCCCGGGCTGGGTCATGGAGCTCAACGGGGACCACGTCCCGGAGACGGAGGAGTACGGCATCTCCAGCACGGTCTTCCGCTCGGACGCCGCGTTCCACCCCGGCCGCCTGTGGGAGTTCGTCACCGAAGGCCTCGACAGCGGGGCCTACGGCCGGATCCTGCGCTCCAAGGGCTTCTTCCGGCTGGCGAGCCGTCCCCGGGCGACCGGCCTGTGGTCCCAGGCCGGCTCCGTCGCCCGCTTCGAGCCCTCCGGGGTGCGGGACGCGGACAGCGCACAGGGCCAGGAGCTGGTCTTCATCGGCACCGGCCTGCGCAGCGAGGAGCTCCGGGCCGCCCTGGCCGGCTGCCTCGTGCAGGCCGGCGAAGGGCCCCCGGCCACCGACCCGTTCCCCGCGTGGGACACCTACGGGATCGACGACGCCTGCGAGCACGAGCAGGAGCACGAGCGCTCCGCACTCGTACCGCAGGGCTGAGGCCTCCGGGCCGGGCAGTGGTCGCAGCCACGGCACTGCCCGGCCCGGTACGTTCCGCCCGGCCGCGCTCCGGGTCCGCAGCCTGCGGCCGTCCACAGCCTGCGGCCGTCCATGGGATGATCATGCTCATGTGGAACCGCAGGGGCGCGTGCAGGCGCTGTGGAAGGGACGGCCGCTTCCGGCGGCGTACGTGCCAGCCTTGCCGGCGTTCGGACCGGGCCGAGATGGCCGTCGACGCCGCGGACACCGCGATCGAGATCGGTGCCCTGGGCTGGGTGTGGCGCGGCATACGGATCGTGGTGCGGGCCCTGACCGACTGAGGGCGGAAGCGGGGCGGAGGCTCTCCGCACGCCGAGCCGGGCGTGAGCCGCCCAGGTCGTCCGGCGAGGGTCCGGCGCCGGAACCCCGTCCCCGTCAGGCGCCCCCGGCCCGGCGGACCGTCACGTCGCCGACCGACGTGGTGGCGTACACCTCCGCCGTCTCCTCGGACCGTCCGGGTCCGTCGGAGGCCGTCAGGAGGTTGTGCACGTTGCCGAACTTCGTCCGGACGTCGAGCCGCGCGGCCGTGCCGGGGCGGATGCCGATCTCGATCTGACCGCTCGACGTGGCGAGCACGGTCGAGCCGCGCACGACCTCGCCGACGCGGATGTCCCCGTGAGCGGTCTTGGCCTCCAGGGCCGCGTGCGCCGTGCCGACGGAGACGCTGCCGCTGGCCGACCGCACCCGCAGGTCCCCTGCCGCCTCGCCGACCCGGCTGTCGCCGTTGGAGTTCTTGATCACTGCCGGCCCCGCCAGTTCGCCGGCCCGGACCGCGCCGGTCCCGGTCGTGATCGCGGCGGCGCCGTGCACCCGGTCCGCCGTGACGTCGCCCAGGGAGGTGGTGGCGGTGAGCGGGCCGGTCTCCTGGACCCGGATGTCGCCCGCCGACGTCTTGATCCGGCACTCGCCCAGTCGTCCGCTGCAGCGGAAGGCGGTCATCTGCCCCGTGCCCTCGACCGCCGAGCCCGACGGCAGGCCGATCGTCACGTCGACGGATCCGGTCTTGCCGAAGAAGGCGCGCGACCTCGGGCCCTTGACGAGCAGCCGGCCCGCCTCGTACTCGACGCGGGTGTCCTCGGCGGCCTTCGCGTCCGCCGTGCTGCCCGGATCGCTCGGGCGCACCTCGACGACCGTGTCGGTGCGCTCGTCCGCCTGGAGGCGGACGTCCCCGACCTGGAGGTCGACGGAGACGGAGATGGGCTGCGGCGTCTCGAAAACAGGCATGGTGTTGTCCCCGCTGGTCGGAAGGGTGGCGATGCTCCGGTACCGGCCGGGGTCAGGTCACCCAGCCCGTGTAGTGCTGACCACCCCGCGGCGCGCGCCGTTCGGGGCGCCGGGCCTGCTCGTCGAAGTCGAGCATCGCGGACACGGCCCGGACCAGCCAGGCGTTGACCGACAGGCCCTCGCGCCCGGCGGCCTCCTCGATCCGCGCCTTCAGGTGCTCGGGCGGCCGGAAGTTGATGCGGGACGTGGCGCCGTCCTCCCCGCCCGACGGCACCGGCAGCGGGGCGGGCAGCGAGGGCACCGCACCGGCGTGCGGGTGCTCGAAGCCGCCCTCGGCCTCACCGGGGCCGTGGTCGGCGGGGGGAAGGGTGACGACGAAGCTCGGGTCGAGCCCGCGCAGCCGGACCTCGACCGAGCCCGGCGCCAGATCGCTGGTGATCT
This window contains:
- the rpmF gene encoding 50S ribosomal protein L32 produces the protein MAVPKRKMSRSNTRHRRAQWKAAAPHLVPVTVDGVAHLVPQRLVKAYERGLLRPEG
- a CDS encoding GTP-binding protein, which produces MRGRLPVTVLSGFLGAGKTTLLNHVLSNREGLRVAVIVNDMSEVNIDAALVRGGEAALSRTEERLVEMTNGCICCTLRDDLLEEVGRLAREDRFDHLLIESSGISEPMPVAATFAFPRDDGATLGDLARLDTMVTVVDAANFLPELEGGDGLAERGLDQYEDDERTVSDLLMDQIEFADVIVLNKLDLVDAESAERLRAALARLNPPARIVTATRGRVALGDVLGTGLFDLERAQQAPGWVMELNGDHVPETEEYGISSTVFRSDAAFHPGRLWEFVTEGLDSGAYGRILRSKGFFRLASRPRATGLWSQAGSVARFEPSGVRDADSAQGQELVFIGTGLRSEELRAALAGCLVQAGEGPPATDPFPAWDTYGIDDACEHEQEHERSALVPQG
- a CDS encoding DUF4097 family beta strand repeat-containing protein: MPVFETPQPISVSVDLQVGDVRLQADERTDTVVEVRPSDPGSTADAKAAEDTRVEYEAGRLLVKGPRSRAFFGKTGSVDVTIGLPSGSAVEGTGQMTAFRCSGRLGECRIKTSAGDIRVQETGPLTATTSLGDVTADRVHGAAAITTGTGAVRAGELAGPAVIKNSNGDSRVGEAAGDLRVRSASGSVSVGTAHAALEAKTAHGDIRVGEVVRGSTVLATSSGQIEIGIRPGTAARLDVRTKFGNVHNLLTASDGPGRSEETAEVYATTSVGDVTVRRAGGA